atcctatatatagttttttttttttatttacataaaaagTCAAGTATTTTACTACATAAAAGTTGCTGACATAAAACGGTTGACACATTCTGTatgtagtttattttttttatttacataaaaagTCGAACGTATATTACTACATAAAAGTTGCTGACATAAAACCGTTGACACATTGTccaattaaaaagattaataagTCGGGGAAAAACCGGAATTTGCAAGGAATCTAACGGATTATACGCTCcgagaaaattgatttgaaacagaattgaaaggtctgattttttttttttatataagatTAAAAGGCGGggtattttattttgtattttggccaaaaaataaaattagtaaatcTGAGTGTTTGTTCATTGAATGGATCATATTCAAGCAATAAATGGGGGAGAAGTTTCTGCTGTCAACATTTACGTCTCTATCACTACTCTGTTGTTTGTGTCACGTAGCGAGTGTCGGCAATTAATGTACTTTGTTGGTCAAATTGTAACAGGAAGAGGTCGCCATCCTCACGAGCGCCCTGGCACGTGCGGGTTCGGCCCCGGCGAACCTGGCCCAGCTGCTCAACGTGTGCACGGTGAACGCCCTGGGGCGGGTGATGCTGGGGAGGCGGATGTTCGGGGACGGGAGCGGCGGGGGCGACGCGAAGGCGGACGAGTTCAAGTcgatggtggtggaggtgatGGTGCTGGCGGGGGTGTTCAACATCGGCGACTTCGTGCCGGCCCTCGAGTGGCTCGACCTCCAGGGGGTGGCGGCCAAGATGAAGAGGCTGCACAAGCGCTTTGACGCCTTCCTGGGGGCCATCGTGGAGGAGCACAAGGCCAGCATGGGCCGTGGCGGGAGCAAGCACAATGACCTGTTGAGTACATTGATCTCTTTGCAGGATGTTGCCGATGAGGAAGGAGGGAAGCTCACTGACACCGAAATCAAAGCATTGCTGCTAgtacaaatctctctctctctctctctataaaatAGTACATAACATATCTAGATCGTTAGATTAGGTGCATTGCATTTGACATTTGTAACTTATCTAGTCATTTATTGCGTTCCAGAACATGTTCACGGCGGGCACGGACACTTCCTCTAGCACCACGGAATGGGCCATCGCCGAGCTCATCCGGCACCCCGACATCCTGGCCCGAGTCCAAGAAGAGATCGACTCGGTGGTCGGACGAGACCGCCTCGTGACCGAGCTCGATCTGCCCCGCCTACCGTACCTCCAGGCGGTGATCAAGGAGACCTTCCGGCTCCACCCGTCCACCCCTCTGTCCCTCCCGCGGGTCGCGGCCGAGAGCTGTGAGATCAACGGCTACCACATCCCCAAAGGCGCCACGCTGCTGGTCAACGTGTGGGCGATAGCTCGCAACCCCGACACTTGGGCCGAGCCGTTGGCGTTCCGGCCGGAGAGGTTCCTGCCCGGCGGCGAGAAGCCCAATGTCGACGTCAAGGGCAACGATTTCGAGGTCATTCCGTTCGGGGCCGGGCGCAGGATATGCGCCGGAGTGAGCCTGGGCTTGAGGATGGTCCAATTCATGACGGCGACGTTGGCCCACGCTTTCGACTGGGAGTTGGCCAACGGAGCCTTGCCGGAGAAGCTGAACATGGATGAAGCTTATGGTCTCACCTTACAGCGAGCTGAGCCGCTGTCGGTCCACCCGAAACCGAGGCTCGCCTGCGCATGCCTACAAGGCCTTGAGTTGAAGCGTTAGCGAACGTCGGTCCGGCGGTTTCGCACGTTTGGTTTGATGAACAGAGAGGTCCATTTGCTTGGAAAGCAGTTCAGGTTGCGTTCTTGTTTCACACGTTTGGTTTGATGAACAGAGAGGTCCGTTTGCTTGAAAGCAGTTCTGGTTGCATTCTTCATACGCGATTTGCATCTCAGTCGCAAGTTGTATCTCTATGCTAGTGGTCCTGTGAGATGATGGTACAGAGTATTATTGGCAAAGATGGTCCAGAGAACATGC
The nucleotide sequence above comes from Eucalyptus grandis isolate ANBG69807.140 chromosome 2, ASM1654582v1, whole genome shotgun sequence. Encoded proteins:
- the LOC104420450 gene encoding LOW QUALITY PROTEIN: flavonoid 3'-monooxygenase (The sequence of the model RefSeq protein was modified relative to this genomic sequence to represent the inferred CDS: inserted 1 base in 1 codon; deleted 1 base in 1 codon), with amino-acid sequence MALLSLILATVAISAFLYSLLGYLSRPARPLPPGPRPWPLVGNLPHLGPVPHHSIAALARTYGPLMHLRLXFVDVVVAASASVAAEFLKTHDANFSSRPPNSGAKHIAYNYQDLVFAPYGPRWRMLRKISSVHLFSGKALEDYRHVRQEEVAILTSALARAGSAPANLAQLLNVCTVNALGRVMLGRRMFGDGSGGGDAKADEFKSMVVEVMVLAGVFNIGDFVPALEWLDLQGVAAKMKRLHKRFDAFLGAIVEEHKASMGRGGSKHNDLLSTLISLQDVADEEGGKLTDTEIKALLLNMFTAGTDTSSSTTEWAIAELIRHPDILARVQEEIDSVVGRDRLVTELDLPRLPYLQAVIKETFRLHPSTPLSLPRVAAESCEINGYHIPKGATLLVNVWAIARNPDTWAEPLAFRPERFLPGGEKPNVDVKGNDFEVIPFGAGRRICAGVSLGLRMVQFMTATLAHAFDWELANGALPEKLNMDEAYGLTLQRAEPLSVHPKPRLAAHAYKALS